A part of Ptychodera flava strain L36383 chromosome 11, AS_Pfla_20210202, whole genome shotgun sequence genomic DNA contains:
- the LOC139144488 gene encoding uncharacterized protein, translating to MTLIRVTTYVLRFIDNLRGKQQNRAPMKKGPLSPNELKDAETYWITRAQRSLHERLAAGEFKTLSPFTGKGIIRVGGRVNASFMSYDSSHPALLPNRHHISLLITQYMHQYGHTGIAAAVAKTRRKYWILKAHRLANTIKFRCVFCRERDKKSETQFMGDLQQQRFAPYTQPFNYTACDYFGPNKVKISHNKTTME from the coding sequence ATGACACTGATCAGAGTAACCACATATGTCCTGAGATTCATTGACAATCTACGCGGCAAGCAACAAAACAGAGCACCGATGAAAAAAGGTCCACTGTCACCGAATGAACTCAAGGATGCAGAAACGTACTGGATAACCAGAGCACAGAGAAGTCTCCATGAACGCCTTGCTGCAGGAGAATTCAAGACACTGAGTCCATTCACAGGTAAAGGAATAATCAGAGTTGGAGGTCGAGTAAATGCTTCATTCATGTCATATGACAGCAGCCATCCAGCTTTGTTACCGAACCGACATCACATATCACTACTGATTACGCAATACATGCACCAGTACGGACACACTGGTATTGCAGCTGCAGTAGCGAAAACGAGAAGGAAATACTGGATCTTGAAAGCCCACAGACTAGCCAATACTATAAAGTTCAGATGTGTATTCTGCAGAGAAAGAGACAAGAAAAGTGAAACACAGTTCATGGGAGATCTACAACAGCAAAGATTTGCACCATATACACAACCATTcaattacacagcttgtgatTACTTTGGACCGAATAAAGTAAAGATCAGCCACAATAAGACCACCATGGAGTGA
- the LOC139144489 gene encoding uncharacterized protein, whose amino-acid sequence MNLHRYVANQEDSGNPKLTKRRVLSQVARIFDPIGFETVFLIRAKIGMQHLWLQGIDWDQELSQPMQHQWMKLFQEMSELNSVSFSRCLTPADATRDPILCIFSDASEEAFGACASFRWQLIDGTYDVRFIAAKSRVAPLKKLTTPRLELQAAVIASCLYKTITEQTRLEISKPIFLTDSSIVLAWIQKPARRFKPFVSNRVGEIQSTTDPSHWRHIPGEFNVGDDVSRGISVKQLTERWQHGPEFLYSPESEWPQDTSCPDRTELVKEECTT is encoded by the coding sequence ATGAACTTACACAGATATGTAGCAAATCAAGAAGATTCTGGTAATCCGAAACTGACCAAGAGAAGAGTTCTTAGTCAAGTTGCACGCATTTTTGACCCCATAGGCTTTGAAACAGTATTCCTGATCCGTGCAAAGATAGGTATGCAGCATTTATGGTTACAAGGCATAGACTGGGACCAAGAATTATCTCAGCCAATGCAACATCAGTGGATGAAGCTATTCCAAGAAATGAGTGAACTGAATAGTGTAAGCTTCAGCAGATGTCTCACACCAGCTGATGCCACCAGAGATCCGATTCTGTGTATATTTTCTGATGCATCTGAAGAAGCCTTCGGAGCCTGTGCATCTTTCAGATGGCAACTGATTGATGGTACATATGATGTCAGATTCATTGCAGCAAAATCACGTGTAGCACCGTTGAAGAAACTGACAACTCCGAGACTTGAACTACAAGCAGCAGTCATAGCAAGTTGTTTGTATAAGACAATCACTGAACAAACCAGACTTGAGATCAGTAAGCCGATATTTCTGACAGATAGCAGCATAGTATTGGCATGGATTCAGAAACCAGCAAGAAGATTCAAGCCATTTGTATCTAACAGGGTTGGAGAAATCCAGAGCACTACAGATCCGTCACACTGGCGACACATACCAGGAGAATTCAATGTTGGTGATGATGTGTCACGTGGTATATCTGTCAAGCAGTTAACTGAACGATGGCAGCATGGCCCAGAGTTCCTGTATTCACCCGAGTCTGAATGGCCACAAGATACTTCCTGTCCAGACCGAACTGAGCTAGTAAAAGAAGAATGTACAACTTAG